One stretch of Balneolaceae bacterium DNA includes these proteins:
- a CDS encoding branched-chain amino acid aminotransferase: MKTMNSTSLFNLVRTQQSRLPEVDLENPGFGRIFSDHMLEVEYQGDAWQEGTIKPYGPIQIEPSLNTLHYGQSVFEGTKAYYAGDDTVNLFRLEMNYERFCNSCERMCIPPVDREVFIEGIRELVRLDHEWVPRSPENALYIRPLAFAFDMLIAARVSPKYRFYIITSPVGSYYSDPVRLISSLKYVRAVKGGVGAAKTAANYAASLYPAQKAKAMGYDQVLWLDAMEHRYVEEVGTMNIFFVIDGTLVTAPLGGTILPGVTRDSVLKLARHWDLDVEERPLPIDEVMKAGREGRLQEAFGAGTAAVIAPVGLIHHDGETVEVHEESRGPIGKRLYDAITGIQRGEREDPFGWITTIRI, from the coding sequence ATGAAGACCATGAATTCAACCAGCCTGTTCAACCTCGTGCGAACACAGCAAAGCCGTCTCCCGGAGGTGGACCTGGAAAACCCGGGCTTCGGAAGGATCTTCTCCGATCACATGCTGGAGGTGGAATACCAGGGGGACGCCTGGCAGGAGGGCACCATCAAGCCCTACGGCCCCATCCAGATTGAGCCCTCCCTGAATACGCTTCACTACGGGCAGTCGGTATTCGAGGGCACCAAGGCCTACTATGCGGGCGACGATACGGTAAATCTGTTTCGCCTGGAGATGAATTACGAGCGTTTTTGCAACTCCTGCGAGCGTATGTGCATACCTCCGGTGGATCGCGAGGTCTTCATCGAGGGCATCCGCGAGCTGGTCCGCCTCGACCACGAGTGGGTACCCCGCAGTCCTGAGAACGCCCTCTACATCCGTCCCCTGGCCTTTGCCTTCGATATGCTTATCGCCGCCCGGGTCTCCCCGAAGTACCGTTTTTACATCATCACCTCACCCGTGGGGTCCTACTACTCCGACCCGGTGCGCCTGATCAGCTCCCTCAAGTACGTGCGTGCGGTCAAGGGCGGGGTAGGCGCCGCAAAGACGGCGGCCAATTATGCCGCCAGCCTCTACCCGGCGCAGAAGGCCAAGGCCATGGGTTACGACCAGGTGCTCTGGCTGGACGCCATGGAGCACCGCTACGTAGAGGAGGTGGGCACCATGAATATTTTCTTCGTCATCGACGGGACGCTGGTCACCGCGCCTCTCGGCGGTACCATCCTGCCCGGGGTGACGCGCGACTCGGTGCTCAAGCTTGCGCGGCACTGGGACCTCGACGTCGAGGAACGTCCCCTGCCCATCGACGAGGTGATGAAGGCGGGGCGCGAGGGGCGCCTGCAGGAGGCCTTCGGGGCCGGCACCGCTGCGGTCATCGCCCCGGTCGGGCTCATTCACCACGACGGGGAGACCGTAGAAGTTCACGAGGAGAGCAGGGGACCTATCGGAAAGCGGCTCTACGATGCCATTACGGGCATCCAGCGGGGCGAGCGGGAGGATCCCTTCGGTTGGATTACTACGATCCGAATTTAA
- a CDS encoding RimK family protein, producing the protein MRNIVVVNQPKHWPLDLPGVEVVAVRAYLGDPEWSRVRRVRVFNMCRSYRYQSAGYYVSLLAEARGHKPLPGVMTIQDLKSQTMVRFVSDELIELIQKSLRPIQGDRFVLSIYFGRNTARRYDRLSRKLFAQFRAPLLRAHFLRGAGGWGLQSIGPIPAGEVPESHRDFVGRVAREYFEGRRSELAPGRETRFDLAILRNSEEKFPPSDEKAIRAFVKAAEQLDFYVEQIGREDYARLAEFDALFIRETTSVNHHTYRFARRAAAEGLVVIDDPESILRCTNKVYLAELLQRNRIPAPSTIILGEGQEERLEREIGFPCILKQPDSSFSQGVVKVDAREDLQPALERLFDKSELLIAQEFLPTEYDWRVGVLNRQPFYACRYFMARKHWQIYEQHASGRVFAGRAEAVPVEEAPPEVIETALAAANLIGDGLYGVDLKLTGGKVYVIEVNDNPSIDSGCEDACLGEELYRRVMEEMLRRVEQKKERSTRSRNGAP; encoded by the coding sequence ATGCGAAATATCGTGGTGGTGAACCAACCGAAACACTGGCCGCTCGACCTGCCCGGGGTTGAGGTGGTGGCGGTGCGCGCCTACCTGGGCGATCCCGAATGGAGCCGCGTCCGACGGGTTCGGGTCTTTAACATGTGCCGTTCGTACCGCTACCAGTCGGCCGGCTACTACGTCTCCCTGCTGGCCGAGGCCAGGGGACACAAGCCGCTGCCGGGGGTGATGACCATTCAGGATCTGAAGTCGCAGACCATGGTGCGTTTCGTCTCCGACGAGCTCATCGAACTCATCCAGAAGAGCCTGCGTCCCATTCAGGGCGACCGCTTCGTGCTGAGCATCTATTTCGGTCGCAACACCGCCCGCCGCTACGACCGCCTCAGCCGGAAACTCTTCGCGCAGTTTCGCGCCCCGCTGCTGCGCGCCCACTTCCTGCGCGGGGCGGGAGGATGGGGCCTGCAGTCCATCGGACCCATCCCTGCCGGTGAGGTGCCTGAAAGCCACCGCGACTTCGTGGGACGCGTGGCCCGGGAGTATTTCGAGGGGAGGCGTTCGGAGTTGGCGCCGGGACGCGAGACCCGTTTTGACCTGGCCATCCTTCGCAACTCTGAAGAGAAGTTCCCGCCCTCCGACGAGAAGGCCATCCGGGCGTTCGTGAAGGCCGCCGAGCAGCTTGACTTCTACGTCGAGCAGATCGGCCGGGAGGACTACGCGCGGCTGGCCGAGTTCGATGCGCTTTTTATCCGGGAGACCACCAGCGTAAACCACCACACCTACCGCTTCGCTCGCCGTGCGGCGGCCGAGGGACTGGTGGTGATCGACGACCCGGAGTCCATCCTCCGCTGCACCAACAAGGTTTACCTGGCGGAGCTGTTGCAGCGCAACCGCATCCCGGCCCCGAGCACCATTATCCTGGGCGAGGGACAGGAGGAGCGGCTGGAACGGGAGATCGGATTTCCCTGCATCCTCAAGCAGCCCGACAGCTCATTTTCACAGGGCGTCGTGAAGGTGGACGCCCGCGAGGACCTGCAGCCTGCCCTGGAGCGGCTCTTTGACAAGTCCGAACTGCTCATTGCCCAGGAGTTTCTGCCCACCGAATACGACTGGCGGGTGGGCGTGCTCAACCGGCAGCCCTTCTATGCCTGCAGATACTTCATGGCGCGCAAACACTGGCAGATCTACGAGCAGCACGCATCGGGACGCGTGTTTGCCGGCAGGGCGGAGGCGGTGCCGGTGGAGGAGGCGCCCCCGGAGGTGATCGAAACGGCCCTGGCCGCCGCCAACCTGATCGGGGACGGTTTGTACGGGGTGGACCTGAAACTCACCGGCGGGAAGGTTTACGTCATCGAGGTGAACGACAATCCCAGCATCGACAGCGGCTGCGAGGACGCCTGTCTGGGTGAGGAGCTCTACCGCAGGGTCATGGAAGAGATGCTGCGCAGGGTGGAGCAGAAAAAGGAGCGCAGCACACGCTCCAGGAACGGCGCGCCATGA
- a CDS encoding glyoxylate/hydroxypyruvate reductase A, giving the protein MSLLLVAPERDMKSLKESLLEVDPNLDVDLWPAVPNKKRVQFAVTWNHPRHLLGDFPNLKAVSSLGAGADHLLGDPDLPESVSICRVVAPSLVRQMQEYVLAAVLNFQRHTLRYLRQKERSEWNVHPNIPAGELPVGVMGLGAIGGPVAEFLAQSGYPVLGWSRTPGELEGVRCLSGRESLEAFAEQTRVLVCLLPLTAETEGILDLELMRRLVRPACLVNVARGEHLVEEDLVYTLDKGWLAGAFLDVFGEEPLPEKHPFWNRERIMVTPHAASITPPDEAAAQIVENYKRVLSGMAPLHGVDREKGY; this is encoded by the coding sequence ATGTCGCTGTTGCTGGTTGCCCCCGAAAGGGACATGAAAAGTCTGAAAGAGAGCCTGCTGGAGGTGGACCCGAACCTGGACGTCGACCTCTGGCCTGCGGTCCCGAACAAAAAGAGGGTACAGTTTGCGGTCACCTGGAATCATCCCCGCCATCTGCTGGGCGATTTTCCCAATCTCAAGGCCGTCTCCTCGCTGGGAGCGGGCGCAGATCACCTGCTCGGAGATCCCGACCTGCCGGAGTCGGTGTCCATCTGCCGGGTGGTGGCCCCCTCCCTGGTGCGCCAGATGCAGGAGTACGTACTGGCGGCGGTGCTCAACTTTCAGCGCCACACCCTGCGCTACCTGCGCCAGAAGGAGCGTTCCGAGTGGAACGTGCACCCGAACATACCGGCCGGGGAGCTGCCGGTGGGGGTCATGGGACTGGGAGCCATCGGCGGACCGGTGGCCGAGTTCCTGGCGCAGTCCGGCTATCCGGTGCTTGGGTGGTCGCGCACCCCGGGGGAGCTGGAGGGGGTGCGCTGCCTGTCGGGCAGGGAATCCCTGGAGGCCTTCGCGGAACAGACACGCGTGCTGGTCTGCCTGCTCCCGCTGACGGCCGAAACCGAAGGCATCCTGGACCTGGAGCTGATGCGCCGCCTGGTGCGTCCGGCCTGCCTGGTCAACGTGGCCCGGGGCGAGCACCTTGTGGAGGAGGACCTGGTATACACACTCGACAAGGGATGGCTTGCAGGCGCCTTCCTGGATGTATTCGGGGAGGAACCCCTGCCGGAGAAACACCCGTTCTGGAACCGCGAAAGGATCATGGTGACCCCGCACGCCGCCAGCATCACCCCGCCGGACGAGGCGGCCGCGCAGATCGTGGAAAACTACAAGCGCGTCTTATCGGGGATGGCGCCCCTGCACGGGGTGGATAGGGAAAAGGGCTATTAA